A single window of Pyrus communis chromosome 10, drPyrComm1.1, whole genome shotgun sequence DNA harbors:
- the LOC137749011 gene encoding probable pectinesterase 53: MSTLFQHIFYVLILLLLLYSTPSQCHSKGLRPGNPAGNVHLTKNMTRAQLSEQQFMKWVKFVGSLKHSVFKAAKNKLSPSFTLHVDKNPNAGDFTKIQDAIDSLPFINLVRVVIKVHAGIYTEKVNIPPLKSFITIEGAGADKTIVQWGDTAQTPSGPKKQPMGTFNSATFAVNSPYFIARNITFKNTTPVPKPGAIGKQAVAFRISADTAAFLGCSFLGAQDTLYDHLGRHYYKDCYIEGSVDFIFGNGLSLFQGCHVHAIAQNTGALTAQGRSSMLEETGFSFVNCKVTGSGALYLGRAWGPFSRVVFAYTYMDDIIIPKGWYNWGDPNREMTVFYGQYKCTGPGARFAGRVSWSRELTDEEAKPFISLTFIDGSEWIKI, translated from the exons ATGTCAACATTATTCCAACACATTTTCTatgttcttattcttcttctcctcctctattCAACCCCATCACAGTGCCATTCGAAGGGACTCCGACCGGGAAATCCGGCCGGAAACGTGCACTTAACGAAGAACATGACTCGAGCCCAATTATCAGAACAGCAATTCATGAAGTGGGTTAAGTTTGTTGGAAGCCTCAAACACTCTGTTTTCAAAGCAGCAAAGAACAAGCTCTCTCCTTCTTTCACTCTGCATGTGGACAAGAATCCTAATGCAGGAGACTTCACAAAAATCCAAGACGCCATTGATTCTCTCCCCTTCATCAATCTCGTGAGAGTTGTTATCAAAGTACATGCCGGAATATACAC GGAGAAGGTAAATATACCTCCATTGAAATCATTTATAACCATAGAAGGAGCAGGGGCAGATAAAACCATTGTTCAATGGGGAGACACAGCTCAAACACCATCTGGTCCAAAAAAACAACCCATGGGGACTTTTAATTCTGCAACTTTTGCTGTCAATTCCCcttattttattgccagaaaCATTACATTTAAG AACACTACACCAGTCCCCAAACCAGGAGCAATTGGGAAGCAGGCAGTGGCGTTTAGAATATCAGCTGATACAGCAGCTTTCTTGGGGTGTAGTTTTTTGGGGGCACAAGACACACTCTATGATCATTTGGGAAGGCATTATTACAAGGATTGCTATATTGAAGGCTCTGTGGATTTCATCTTTGGAAATGGACTCTCCCTATTTCAG GGATGTCACGTGCATGCAATAGCACAGAACACAGGAGCACTCACGGCGCAAGGCAGAAGCAGTATGTTGGAGGAAACGGGCTTCTCATTTGTAAACTGTAAGGTCACGGGTTCAGGAGCTCTCTATCTTGGTAGGGCTTGGGGTCCCTTCTCCAGGGTGGTCTTTGCCTACACGTACATGGACGACATTATCATCCCTAAAGGCTGGTACAACTGGGGTGACCCTAATCGTGAAat GACTGTGTTTTATGGGCAATACAAGTGCACAGGACCAGGAGCTCGCTTTGCAGGGAGGGTTTCGTGGAGCAGAGAACTCACTGATGAGGAAGCCAAGCCCTTTATTTCCCTTACCTTCATTGATGGCTCTGAGTGGATCAAAATATGA